The following is a genomic window from Oncorhynchus gorbuscha isolate QuinsamMale2020 ecotype Even-year unplaced genomic scaffold, OgorEven_v1.0 Un_scaffold_3534, whole genome shotgun sequence.
ctgtttctgtctgagctgactgtttctgtctgagctgactgtttctgtctgagctgactgtttctgtctgagctgactgtttctgtctgagctgactgtttctgactgtttctgactgagctgactgtttctgactgagctgactgtttctgactgagctgactgtttctgactgtttctgactgagctgactgtttctgactgtttctgactgagctgactgtttctgactgagctgactgtttctgactgagctgactgtttctgactgagctgactgtttctgactgagctgactgtttctgactgtgctGAGTGTTTCTGACTGTGCCTGACTGTGCCTGACTGTGtctgactgagctgactgtttctgtctgtttctgtctgtttctgactgactgagctgactgtttctgactgtttctgtCTGACTtagctgactgtttctgactgagctgacggtttctgactgtttctgactgactgagctgactgtttctgagctgactgtttctgtctgtttctgactgactgagctgtctgtttctgactttctgtctgtttctggttTTCTGACTGTTTCTGCAGCGTCATCGCCAAGTGGTGGAGGAATCTCAGCGCCTGACAGAGCGActcaacaggtgtgtgtgtgtgtgtgtacatgcagtaCCAATCTAAagttactcattcaaggggttttctttatgttgaataatagtgaagacatcaaaactatgaaataacacatatggagtcatgtagtaaccaaaaaagtgttaaacaaatccaaatatatttgagattcttcaaagttgccacacttggctttgatgacagctttgcacaaccttggaattctctcaaccagcttcatgaggaatgcttttccagcagtcttgaaggagttcccacatatgctgagcacttgttggctgcttttccttcactctgctgtccaactcatcccaaaccatctcaattgggttgaggtcaggtgattgtggaggccagatcatctgatgcagcactccatcactctccttcttggtcaaatagcccttatacagcctggaggtgtgttgggtcattgtcctgttgaaaaacaaatgatggtcccgctaagctcaaaccagatgggatggcgtatcgctgcagaatgctgtggtagccatgctggttaagtgtgccttgaaatgtaaatatatcactgaccgtgtcaccagcaaagcaccatcacaccacctcctcctcagtgcttcacggtgggaaccacacaccatcacaccacctcctcctcagtgcttcacggtgggaaccacacaccatcacacctcctcctcctcagtgcttcacggtgggaaccacacaccatcacaccacctcctcctcagtgcttcacggtgggaaccacacaccatcacaccacctcctcctcagtgcttcacggtgggaaccacacaccatcacaccacctcttccatgcttcacggtgggaaccacacaccatcacaccacctcctcctcagtgcttcatggtgggaaccacacaccatcacaccacctcttccatgcttcacggtgggaaccacacaccacctcatccatgcttcacggtgggaaccacacaccatcacaccaccacctcctccatgcttcacagtgggaaccacacatgtggagatcatccgttcagtGTACCTACtctcgtctcacaaagacacagcggttgggaccaaaaaatctcaaatttggactcaacagaccaaaggacagatttccactggtctaatgtcaattgttcgtgtttcttggcccaagcaagtctcttcttcttattgatgtcctttagtagtggtttctttgcagccattcgaccatgaaggcctgattcaaacagtctcctctgaacagttgatgttgagatgtgtctgttacttgaactgcgtgaagcatttatttgggctgaaatttcagaggctggtaactctaatgaaatgatcctctgcagcagaggtaactctgggtcttcctttcctgtggcggtcctcatgagagacagttaactctaatgaacttatcctctgcagcagaggtcactctgggtcttcctttcctgtggccgtcctcatgagagccagttaactctaatgaacttatcctctgcagcagaggtcactctgggtcttcctttcctgtggtggtcctcatgagagccagttaactctaatgatcttatcctctgGTGGTCCTCagtgagagccagttaactctaatgatcttatcctctggtaactctgggtcttcctttcctgtgccagtcctcatgagagccagtttcatcatagtgcttgatggtttttgcgactgcacttgaagaaagtttcaaaattcttgaaatgttccatattgtctgaccttcatgtcttaaagtaatgatggactgttgtttctctttgtttatttgagctgttcttgccataatatggacttggtcttttaccaaatagggctgtcttctgtataccacccctaccttaaaGCATTAAgagggaaagaaattccacaaattaacgtttaacaaggcacacctgttaattgaaatgcattccaggtgactacctcgtgaagctggttgagagaatgcgaagtgtgcaaagctgtcatcaaggcaaagggtggctacttttaagaatctcaaatataaaatattttatatatatatatatattgtttaatattttttggttactacatgattccatatgtgttatttcatagttctgatgtcttcacaattattctacaatgtagaaaatagtaaaaataaagaaaaacccttgaatgagaaggtgtgtctaaacatttgactggtactgtatcagGTGAACACACACCTGATAGATATTGTTGTTTCTGTACATTAATACTTGTTTATAgcataaacgtgtgtgtgtgtgtgtgtgtgtgtgtgtgtgtgtgtgtgtgtgtattcagtcaAGTGGATGAAGAGTTTGGAGAGCTggatggtagacagagagaagagggggatcgagaggaggaggaggaggaggaatctTCTCGTCTCTGGGTGGATCAGTTTTCTCCTCAACACTACACTGAACTACTCAGCGACGACGTGAGTGGtggaggttggggaacaggactggtggaggaggttggggaacaggactggtggtggaggttggggaacggactggtggaggaggttggggaacgggactggtggaggaggttggggaacgggactggtggaggaggttggggaacgggactggtggaggaggttggggaacgggactggtggagtaggttggggaacgggactggtggaggaggttggggaacgggactggtggaggttggggaacgggactggtggaggaggttggggaacaggactggtggaggaggttggggaacaggactggtggtggaggttggggaacaggactggtggtggaggttggggaacaggactggtggaggaggttggggaacaggactggtggaggaggttggggaacgggactggtggaggaggttggggaacgggactggtggaggaggttggggaacaggactggtggaggaggttggggaacaggactggtggaggaggttggtggaggaggttggggaacaggactggtggaggaggttggggaacaggactggtggaggaggttggggaacaggactggtggaggaggttggggaacaggactggtggaggaggttggggaacaggactggtggaggaggttggggaacaggactggtggaggaggttggggaacaggactggtggaggaggttggggaacaggactggtggaggaggttggggaacgggactggtggaggaggttggggaacaggactggtggaggaggttggggaacaggactggtggaggaggttggggaacaggactggtggaggaggttggggaacgggactggtggaggaggttggggaacaggactggtggaggaggttggggaacaggactggtggaggaggttggggaacaggactggtggaggaggttggggaacaggactggtggaggaggttgggggggaacaggactggtggtggaggttgggggactggtggaggaggttgggggactggtggaggaggttgggggactggtggaggaggttgggggtggtggaggaggttgggggactggtggaggaggttgggggactggtggaggaggttggggactggggggactggtggaggaggttgggggactggtggaggaggttgggggactggtggaggaggttgttggggactggtggaggaggttggggggactggtggaggaggttggggaacgggactggtggaggaggttggggacgggactggtggaggaggttgggggacgggactggtggaggaggttggggaacgggactggtggaggaggttggggaacgggactggtggaggaggttggggaacgggactggtggaggaggttggggaacgggactggtggaggaggttggggaacgggactggtggaggttggggaacgggactggtggaggaggttgggggaaggactggtggaggaggttggggaacgggactggtggaggaggttggggaacgggaCTCTAACGGATTACATTGAATCTTTTACTTcccaagcctgtgtgtgtgtataattacTGTGTGTTGTTAATTTCTGTGTGTATAGTGTCTGTGTATGTAATTGCTGTgtgcatattgtgtgtgtgtatattgtgtgtgtctgtgtgtgtgtgtagttcacCAACCGCTGTTTGCTGAAGTGGCTGAAGCTGTGGGACCAGGTGGTGTTTGGACGAGAGAGGAAGACACGCCCACCCCCAGCCGAGAGGCCCGACCAGAACACAGCCAATCAGGACCAGGGACGCTTCAATAAGGGCCGGGGTCGCTTTAATTCCACCAACCGGAGCCAGGGGAACTTTaatcaagccaatcagaaatttAAGACCAAGAGTCAGATCACTGAGGAGCTTCTGGAGGCCGAACTGGACCAGTACAAAAGGCCCAgatacaaggtaggtagacctacacagactgatagatacaaggtaggtagacctacacagactgatagatacaaggtaggtagacctacacagactgatagatacaaggtaggtagacctacacagactgatagatacaaggtaggtagacctacacagactgatagatacaaggtaggtagacctacacagactgatagatacaaggtaggtagacctacacagactgatagatacaaggtaggtagacctacacagactgatagatacaaggtaggtagacctacacagactgatagatacaaggtagatagacctacacagactgacaGATACAAGGTAgatagacctacacagactgacaGATACAAGGTAgatagacctacacagactgatagatacaagGTATATAGtcctacacagactgatagatacaagGTATATAGtcctacacagactgatagatacaagGTATATAGtcctacacagactgatagataaaaggtaggtagacctacacagactgattgatacaaggtaggtagacctacacatcacacagactgatagataaaggtaggtagacctacacagactgataaatacaaggtaggtagacctacacagactgatagatacaaggtaggtagacctacacagactgatagatacaaggtaggtagacctacacagactgatagatacaaggtaggtagacctacacagactgatagatacaaggtaggtagacctacacagactgatagatacaaggtaggtagacctacacagactgatagatacaaggtaggtagacctacacagactgatagatacaaggtaggtagacctacacagactgatagatacaaggtaggtagacctacacagactgatagatacaaggtaggtagacctacacagactgatagatacaaggtaggtagacctacacagactgatagatacaaggtaggtagacctacacagactgatagatacaaggtaggtagacctacacagactgatagatacaaggtaggtagacctacacagactgatagatacaaggtaggtagacctacacagactgatagatacaaggtagatagacctacacagactgacaGATACAAGGTAgatagacctacacagactgatagatacaagGTATATAGtcctacacagactgatagatacaagGTATATAGtcctacacagactgatagatacaagGTATATAGtcctacacagactgatagataaaaggtaggtagacctacacagactgattgatacaaggtaggtagacctacacatcacacagactgatagataaaaggtaggtagacctacacagactgataaatacaaggtaggtagacctacacagactgatagatacaaggtaggtagacctacacatcacacagactgatagatacaaggtagatagacctacacagactgattaatacaaggtaggtagacctacacagactgataaaTACAAGGCAGGTAGATctacacagactgatagatacaaggtaggtagacctacacagactgattgATACAAGgcaggtagacctacacagactgattgatacaaggtaggtagacctacacagactgattgatacaaggtaggtagacctacacagactgatagatacaaggtaggtagacctacacagactgatagatacaaggcaggtagacctacacagactgatagatacagggtaggtagacctacacagactgatagatacaaggtaggtagacctacacagactgataaaTACAAGgcaggtagacctacacagactgataaaTACAAGgcaggtagacctacacagactgataaaTACAAGGTAgatagacctacacagactgataaatacaaggtaggtagacctacacagactgataaatacaaggtaggtagacctacacagactgatagatacaaggtaggtagacctacacagactgataaatacaaggtaggtagacctacacagactgataaatacaaggtaggtagacctacacagactgatagatacaaggtaggtagacctacacatcacacagactgatagatacaaggtagatagacctacacagactgattaatacaaggtaggtagacctacacagactgataaaTACAAGGCAGGTAGATctacacagactgatagatacaaggtaggtagacctacacagactgattgATACAAGgcaggtagacctacacagactgattgatacaaggtaggtagacctacacagactgattgatacaaggtaggtagacctacacagactgatagatacaaggtaggtagacctacacagactgatagatacaaggcaggtagacctacacagactgatagatacagggtaggtagacctacacagactgatagatacaaggtaggtagacctacacagactgataaatacaaggtaggtagacctacacatcACACAGACTGATAAATACAAGGTAgatagacctacacagactgataaaTACAAGgcaggtagacctacacagactgataaaTACAAGGCAGGTAGACTCACACATAGCAGGTTAATCTGTCCTCCTCCCACTAGGTGGTGCTGCTGTCTGGTCCTCCGGGTTTAGGGAAGACCACTCTGGCCCACATCATCGCTAAGCATGCTGGGTACAACGTGGTGGAGATTAACGCCAGGTGGGTTTAAGGACTTCAAGTTGATGCTCTGGTTTCCCATAGTAACCAAGGGGTTGTTGACGCTGTGGTTTCCCATAATAACTAAGGGGTTGTTGACGCTGTGGTTTTCCATAGTAACTAAGGGGTTGTTGACGCTGTGGTTTTCCATAGTAACTAAGGGGTTGTTGACGCTGTGGTTTCCCATAGTAACTAAGGGGTTGTTGATGCTGTGGTTTCCCATAGTAACGAAGGGGTTGTTGATGCTGTGGTTTCCCATAGTAACTAAGGGGTTGTTGATGCTGTGGTTTCCCATAGAAACTAAGGGGTTGTTGATGCTGTGGTTTCCCATAGTAACTAAGGGGTTGTTGATGCTGTGGTTTTCCATAATAACTAAGGGGTTGTTGACGCTGTGGTTTCCCATAGTAACTAAGGGGTTGTTGATGCTGTGGTATCCCATAATAACTAAGGGGTTGTTGACGCTGTGGTTTCCATAGTGATGACCGCAGTGCGGAGCTGTTCCAGAAGCGTATCGACACAGCGACCCAGATGAGGTCAGTGCTGGGAGCCAATGAGAAGCCTAACTGCCTCATCATCGACGAGATCGACGGAGCGCCCGCCGTAAGTCCCGCCCACCGCTCCGTCCCTGCCCTTCTATTGGACCACTCTCACCTAGCCTCATATCAGAgtaatacctctctctctctctctgtgattggTCGGCAGGCTGCCATCAGCATCCTATTGGCCACTCTGAACAGGAAGGACAGCCAGGGGGCGGAGTCAGAGGCGGAGCctctaaagaagaagaagaaaaagagtcGGTCCTCCTCCGACCAATCATCTGCATCTGTAACGACCTGtaagagacggagggggaggggTTTATCTCTATCTGTGATCTGATTGGTTCTCTGTCCTGTCAGGTATGTTCCAGCCCTGAGGCCTCTGAGGCAGCAGGCGTTTCTATTGGCCTTCCCCCAGACACAGCCTTCCCGCCTGGCACAGAGACTGGCTGAGGTAATCTTTGTTTTAATTTTCTTAGTGGTGATGCACCATGTCAGACCAGCCATGATGGGGGTCTTTATGTTAATGTGTGGGTTAGATCTCCAGGGGTCAAGGGTCATGAAGACTGACATGTCAGACCAGCCATGATGGGGGTCTTTATGTTAATGTGTGGGTTAGATattcaggggtcaggggtcatgaAGACTGACATGTCAGACCAGCCATGATAGGGTCTTTATGTTAATGTGTGGGTTAGATatccaggggtcaggggtcatgaAGACTGACATGTCAGACCAGCCATGATGGGGTCTTTATGTTAATGTGTGGGTTAGATCTCCAGGGGTCAAGGGTCATGAAGACTGACATGTCAGACCAGCCATGATGGGGTCTTTATGTTAATGTGTGGGTTGGATCTCCAGGGGTCATGAAGACTGACATGTCAGACCAGCCATGATGGGGGTCTTTATGTTAATGTGTGGGTTAGATCTCCAGGGGCCAGGGTATGAAGGCTGACATGGGGACTCTGATGGCTCTCTGTGAGAAGACGGACAACGACATCAGATCCTGCATAAACAcactgcaggtacacacacacacacacacacacacacacacacacacacacacacacacacacacacacacacacacacacacacacacacacacacacacacacacacacacacacacacacactgtgtttcCAGATTATAAGAGCTACCATGTATTACAACAATATCAAGGGTCCAAACACTGATCCCTGAGGAACACCTGTCTGTACACATTATCTCACAGTTGACAACtgggatggaaaatgactgagaatgagaggagtggcaatatcgtcctcTATCTGCCATATCTTCAATATTAGTCTACTAGAAAGTCTGTTccttcaggcctggagggaagctaaagtcattctactacttaagaatagtaaagccctctACTGGCtcatagccgaccaatcagcctgttaccaaccctaacatgctgaccaatcagcctgttaccaaccctaacatgctgaccaatcagcctgttaccaaccctaacatgctgaccaatcagcctgttaccaaccctaacatgctgaccaatgaaaaatgtagggtaagtaacattatataaggaaGCATTGTTTATGATGTCAAATATttcacttgccactttaaacaaCAACCACCTTATATAATGTTTCCCCCTATCATTATTCAGGTCTCAGGTGCATCAAAgtgggaccgagagactgtactctacatcatcgactgcatctttatgtaatacatgtatcactgcgttagagacagctggacgtgttaatgtgtttgtagttcctccacggtcgaggttagagacagctggacgtgttaatgtgttgtagttcctccacgtgttaatgtgttgtagttcctccacggtcgaggttcgagttcctccacggtcgaggttagagacagctggacgtgttaatgtgttgtagttcctccacggtcgaggttagagacagctggacgtgttaatgtgttgtagttcctccacggtcgaggttagagacagctggacgtgttaatgtgttgtgttgtagttcctccacggtcgaggttagagacagctggacgtgttaatgtgttgtagttcctccacggtcgaggttagagacagctggacgtgttaatgtgttgtagttcctccacggtcgaggttagagacagctgtgttaatgtgtttaatccacggtcgaggttagagacagctggacgtgtgttgtagttcctccacggtcgaggttagagacagctggacgtgttaatgtgttgtagttcctccacggtcgaggttagagacagctggacgtgttaatgtgttgtagttcctccacggtcgaggttagagacagctggacgtgttaatgtgttgtagttcctgttaatgtgttgtagttcctccacggtcgaggttagagacagctggacgtgttaatgtgttgtagttcctccacggtcgaggttagagacagctggacgtgttaatgtgttgtagttcctccacggtcgaggttagagacagctggacgtgttaatgtgttgtagttcctccacggtcgaggttagagacagctggacgtgttaatgtgttgtagttcctccacggtcgaggttagagacagctggacgtgttaatgtgttgtagttcctccacggtcgaggttagagacagctggacgtgttaatgtgttgtagttcctccacggtcgaggttagagacagctggacgtgttaatgtgttgtagttcctccacggtcgaggttagagacagctggacgtgttaatgtgttaatgttgtagttcctccacggtcgaggttagagacagctggacgtgttaatgtgttgtagttcctccacggtcgaggttagagacagctggacgtgttaatgtgttgttcCTCCAGTTCCTCCACGGTTCctcgaggttagagacagctggacgtgttaatgtgttgtgttgtagttcctccacggtcgaggttagagacagctggacgtgttaacgttcctccacggtcgaggttagagacagctggacgtgttaatgtgtttgTAGTTCCTCCACGTGTTAATGTGTTTGTAGTTccggtcgaggttagagacagctggacgtgttaatgtgttgtagttcctccacggtcgaggttagagacagctggacgtgttaatgtgttgtagttcctccacggtcgaggttagagacagctggacgtgttaatgtgttgtagttcctccacggtcgagttag
Proteins encoded in this region:
- the LOC124027855 gene encoding LOW QUALITY PROTEIN: chromosome transmission fidelity protein 18 homolog (The sequence of the model RefSeq protein was modified relative to this genomic sequence to represent the inferred CDS: inserted 1 base in 1 codon) encodes the protein RHRQVVEESQRLTERLNSQVDEEFGELDGRQREEGDREEEEEEESSRLWVDQFSPQHYTELLSDDFTNRCLLKWLKLWDQVVFGRERKTRPPPAERPDQNTANQDQGRFNKGRGRFNSTNRSQGNFNQANQKFKTKSQITEELLEAELDQYKRPRYKVVLLSGPPGLGKTTLAHIIAKHAGYNVVEINASDDRSAELFQKRIDTATQMRSVLGANEKPNCLIIDEIDGAPAAAISILLATLNRKDSQGAESEAEPLKKKKKKXSVLLRPIICICNDLYVPALRPLRQQAFLLAFPQTQPSRLAQRLAEISRGQGMKADMGTLMALCEKTDNDIRSCINTLQFLHGRGKRQLDSCSSSTVEVRDSWTSGLFNLWQEIFQLPRIKRKRVGEELEEGLREGGGAERLQHILHLASSTGEHDKLTQGLYDNFLSMRVKDHDLGRVCQALDWLGFSDGLTQAMLQGQNFSLLRYQPFLPAAFHFLFAHTHVPRINYPHSQYEALTKTSASRNALAAMLSEVPACIRTRVSELSLSLDILSLLLDIICPKLRPVNPQLFSDREKQQLVDLIHTMISYNLSYRQDRTPDGQYVYVLEPRVEQVVCFPGLPPHRQLTYQTKQTISREMDQERMRRAESLMLLRNPHTKQEDEKEKQPKAVTSSVTSSVRNHQQRLENILRNTVVEIR